In the Juglans microcarpa x Juglans regia isolate MS1-56 chromosome 6D, Jm3101_v1.0, whole genome shotgun sequence genome, one interval contains:
- the LOC121234652 gene encoding F-box/kelch-repeat protein At1g74510-like codes for MLEGPSYLVSRDLPSSCEQESKWIYNAFRVIELSNSKHRLQDHGEIPLRKSCKVQDAFDQGSRQLVKDFPNIFVIQTNQPDDHDHDQNHIGGRSDTSSLIHQLGRDVTIRCLLRCSRSDYGSIASVNQNFRSLIRSGELYRLRREMGIVEHWVYFSCKLLEWKAFDPIHRRWMNLPQMPNNDCFMCADKESLAVGTELLVFGKEIMSHVIYRYDILTNTWSSGMRMNTPRCLFGSASLGEVAILAGGCDPLGNILNSAELYNSETGTWVTLPSMNKARKKCSGVFMCNKFYVIGGMGVGTSKSLTCGEVYDMTTRTWTVIPDMFPGCNGGVGVTEAPAAVAEAPPLVAVVNNVLYAADYAQKEVRRYEKDRNSWVSIGRLPDQAVSMNGWGLAFRACGDRLIVIGGPMALGGGIIELNSWIPDEGPPQWELLAQKRSGGFVYNCTVMGC; via the coding sequence ATGTTGGAGGGTCCATCCTATCTCGTGTCAAGGGACTTGCCTAGCTCGTGTGAGCAAGAGAGCAAGTGGATTTATAATGCTTTTCGTGTGATTGAGCTCTCAAACAGTAAGCATCGATTGCAAGATCATGGAGAAATTCCCCTCAGAAAGTCATGCAAGGTTCAAGATGCTTTTGATCAAGGATCGAGACAATTAGTAAAGGATTTTCCTAATATCTTTGTTATCCAGACAAACCAAccagatgatcatgatcatgaccaAAACCACATAGGGGGTCGTTCAGATACAAGTTCTCTTATCCACCAACTTGGTCGGGATGTCACAATCAGATGTCTTCTTCGTTGCTCTAGATCTGATTATGGTTCAATCGCCTCAGTGAATCAAAACTTTCGATCTCTAATTCGGAGTGGGGAGCTATATAGACTGAGGCGGGAAATGGGTATTGTAGAGCATTGGGTTTACTTTTCTTGCAAACTCCTTGAATGGAAGGCATTTGATCCAATTCACCGTCGTTGGATGAATCTACCTCAAATGCCTAACAATGATTGCTTTATGTGTGCCGACAAGGAGTCTTTGGCCGTTGGTACCGAACTTCTTGTCTTTGGAAAGGAGATAATGTCCCACGTTATCTATAGATACGACATTTTGACAAACACATGGTCATCCGGCATGAGGATGAATACCCCCAGGTGCTTGTTCGGTTCTGCAAGTCTTGGGGAAGTCGCAATTCTAGCTGGAGGTTGTGACCCACTTGGCAATATTCTAAATTCAGCTGAGCTTTATAATTCAGAAACAGGAACATGGGTGACTCTTCCAAGCATgaataaagcaagaaaaaagTGTTCTGGGGTATTTATGtgcaataaattttatgttattggtGGAATGGGAGTGGGAACCTCAAAATCTCTTACATGTGGGGAGGTTTATGACATGACAACAAGAACATGGACAGTGATACCTGACATGTTTCCTGGGTGTAATGGAGGGGTTGGGGTGACTGAGGCACCTGCTGCTGTGGCTGAGGCGCCTCCTCTGGTTGCTGTTGTAAATAATGTATTGTATGCAGCAGATTATGCACAAAAGGAGGTGAGGAGATACGAAAAAGATAGAAACTCGTGGGTCTCGATTGGGAGATTGCCCGACCAGGCTGTCTCGATGAATGGTTGGGGATTAGCATTTAGGGCTTGTGGAGATAGGTTAATTGTAATTGGTGGGCCTATGGCTTTAGGAGGAGGGATCATTGAGCTTAACTCTTGGATCCCTGATGAAGGCCCACCACAATGGGAGCTGTTGGCCCAAAAGCGCTCAGGCGGTTTTGTGTATAATTGCACCGTGATGGGATGCTGA